Proteins encoded in a region of the Planococcus citri chromosome 1, ihPlaCitr1.1, whole genome shotgun sequence genome:
- the ND-15 gene encoding uncharacterized protein ND-15, whose translation MAPSKNLKKEEDLLTRVHDEPNASPRILREHEVYRQTQDGRPLVTVFTPFLQTVFTDWFHMPFDMQYDQICGKIERNFYRCMEAYGGNRGFKECRDYIDDYRECTSSDKQKARIKAMIEERRRQFKSGERKEYSKPPRMGSYESSVY comes from the exons ATGGCCCcctcaaaaaatctaaaaaaagaGGAAGATCTTCTAACTCGAGTGCACGATGAGCCAAATGCATCACCCAGGATCTTACGTGAACATGAAGTTTACC GACAAACACAGGACGGTCGACCTCTAGTAACGGTGTTTACTCCTTTTTTGCAAACTGTGTTCACCGATTGGTTTCATATGCCATTCGATATGCAATATGACCAAATTTGTGGAAAGATCGAGAGAAATTTCTACAGATGTATGGAAGCTTACGGTGGTAATCGAGGATTCAAGGAATGTCGAGACTACATCGACGATTATCGAGAATGCACGTCATCTGACAAACAg aaagcTAGAATTAAGGCAATGATTGAAGAACGTAGACGGCAATTCAAATCTGGAGAACGTAAGGAATATTCTAAACCTCCGAGAATGGGATCATACGAATCTAgcgtatattga